A single region of the Streptomyces caelestis genome encodes:
- a CDS encoding LysE family translocator encodes MDAQLIAFTGVAAGMVAMPGADFTVVVRNALVSRRAGVACALGIAGGLLLHTALAVAGVAAVLAAVPALFRALQVLGGGYVLYLGVRTLGSLRRPRVVPAEATGTVSSVARPLRQGFVTNALNPKAPITFLSLLPQFVPAGAPALPRTLLLALIVVVLALLWFPAVALLVDRLGRWLRQPRAARAVEGVTGAALTLLGVLLLLEALRAA; translated from the coding sequence ATGGACGCACAACTCATCGCCTTCACCGGGGTGGCGGCGGGCATGGTCGCCATGCCGGGCGCCGACTTCACCGTCGTCGTGCGCAACGCCCTGGTCTCCCGCCGGGCCGGCGTCGCCTGCGCGCTCGGCATCGCGGGCGGGCTGCTCCTGCACACCGCGCTGGCCGTGGCGGGGGTCGCCGCGGTCCTGGCCGCGGTGCCCGCGCTGTTCCGCGCGCTTCAGGTGCTGGGCGGCGGCTATGTCCTGTACCTGGGCGTGCGGACGCTGGGGTCGCTGCGCCGGCCCCGTGTCGTGCCCGCCGAAGCCACCGGGACCGTCTCGTCCGTCGCGCGTCCCTTGCGGCAGGGCTTCGTCACGAACGCCCTGAACCCGAAGGCGCCCATCACCTTCCTCAGCCTGCTGCCGCAGTTCGTGCCCGCGGGCGCTCCCGCGCTGCCCCGGACGCTGCTGCTGGCGCTGATCGTGGTGGTCCTCGCCCTGCTGTGGTTCCCGGCCGTGGCGCTGCTGGTGGACCGGCTCGGCCGGTGGCTGCGTCAGCCGCGTGCCGCGCGGGCCGTCGAGGGGGTCACCGGCGCCGCGCTGACGCTTCTCGGCGTGCTGCTCCTTCTCGAAGCCCTGAGGGCTGCCTGA
- a CDS encoding LysR family transcriptional regulator, which yields MYDPTRLAALVAVAEAGSITRAAERLGYTPPALSQQLAKLEREAGAALLVRHHRGARLTGAGELLVARARRVLDELERARHELARLAGLSGGVLRLGTFQTAGIHLLPPVLSAFRRAHPDVELSVADCEPPTGVTAVAAGEIDLALTHTYEPADVLALPASVRLEPVLVEELVLVTAPGHALADGASRLPLSELAGQPLISMAPEHPSRRGVEAALAQAGASPSVLVSTPGYALVCALVSAGLGVGVVPEMVARTSVTPVGVRPLEAGELRRTISVAYRGEEAAPAVEAFRALLRGAFGRARYTSEPR from the coding sequence ATGTACGACCCGACCCGGCTCGCGGCACTGGTCGCCGTCGCGGAGGCCGGGTCCATCACCCGGGCCGCCGAGCGCCTCGGTTACACCCCGCCCGCGCTCTCCCAGCAACTGGCCAAGCTGGAACGGGAGGCGGGCGCGGCGCTGCTGGTGCGGCATCACCGCGGGGCACGGCTGACGGGCGCGGGTGAGCTGCTGGTGGCACGGGCCCGGCGCGTGCTCGACGAGCTGGAGCGGGCCCGCCACGAACTGGCCCGGCTGGCCGGTCTGTCGGGCGGTGTCCTGCGGCTCGGGACGTTCCAGACGGCGGGCATCCATCTGCTGCCGCCGGTGCTCAGCGCGTTCCGCCGGGCTCACCCGGATGTGGAACTGTCCGTCGCCGACTGTGAACCGCCGACCGGTGTCACGGCCGTGGCCGCCGGTGAGATCGACCTGGCCCTGACGCACACGTACGAGCCGGCCGATGTCCTGGCGCTCCCCGCCTCCGTCCGTCTGGAACCCGTCCTGGTCGAGGAACTGGTCCTGGTGACCGCCCCGGGTCATGCCCTGGCCGACGGCGCGTCCAGGCTCCCCCTGTCGGAACTGGCGGGTCAGCCGCTGATCAGCATGGCGCCGGAGCATCCGTCCCGGCGGGGAGTGGAGGCGGCGCTCGCCCAGGCCGGGGCCAGCCCGTCGGTCCTGGTCTCGACGCCCGGGTATGCGCTGGTGTGCGCGCTGGTCAGCGCGGGTCTCGGGGTGGGCGTCGTACCGGAGATGGTGGCGCGGACGTCGGTCACGCCGGTCGGGGTGCGCCCGCTCGAGGCGGGCGAGCTGCGCCGTACGATCTCGGTCGCCTACCGGGGCGAGGAGGCGGCGCCGGCCGTGGAGGCCTTCCGGGCCCTGCTGCGCGGGGCGTTCGGCCGCGCGCGGTACACGTCAGAGCCGCGGTGA
- a CDS encoding ATP-binding protein produces the protein MADHLEASVTLPSDPASVSAARAYVVGTLAEWGLPADTEVSDSIRLIISELATNAVQHTFGQSPTFTVDVALHRDEHLRIGVTDSHPRLPRRLPAAVQQDNGRGLVIIRWLTAECGGRLRIRPTREGGKTISIELPWTVPAQPVTAAGQHEP, from the coding sequence ATGGCAGACCATTTGGAAGCATCCGTCACTCTGCCGAGCGATCCCGCCTCGGTCTCCGCGGCGCGCGCCTACGTGGTGGGCACGCTGGCGGAGTGGGGCCTGCCGGCGGACACGGAAGTGTCCGACTCCATCCGGCTCATCATCTCCGAACTCGCCACCAACGCCGTCCAGCACACCTTCGGGCAGTCACCCACCTTCACGGTGGACGTCGCACTCCACCGCGACGAACACCTGCGCATCGGCGTCACGGACAGCCATCCACGACTCCCCAGACGCCTGCCCGCCGCCGTCCAGCAGGACAACGGCCGCGGCCTCGTCATCATCCGCTGGCTGACCGCGGAATGCGGCGGCAGGCTCAGGATCCGCCCCACCCGCGAGGGCGGCAAGACCATCTCGATCGAACTCCCGTGGACCGTCCCGGCCCAGCCCGTGACGGCGGCGGGGCAGCACGAGCCGTGA